The segment TAAATCGGTGGCAATTATCCAATTGAGCACATTTTGATAATCATACTCGGCTGCGCGCTGGGAAGGGACCCCAGTGAGCCGGAGAAAAAGTCATCGCACATCCAAATGACTCGtttttcatacatacatatgtatgttagGTACATATAGCGAAATATTGAGATCGAAAATGCGCGCACCAGCTTTTAATGTTGGGGCCACTGCTGTACACACACATTATGTGATCGCGAGAGAGCGAGAGATTTACgctaacaaaataataaagtcaATGGTTGGTGAGGCAGGAgggagaatgaagaaaaaaccgCGTATTGAGAAGCTTTATCTTGGCAACGGAGAGCAGCAGCCAACACGGAGAGTTATAAAACACTTTTGAGTAACATATTATAATTATGGTGTATTTGAGTATATTCCAAGCTAAAAGTTAAATACGACGTTACATGAGTAACAATGAGTCGCTTATGTGAGGCAAAAGATCATAAGAAGCATATTACGACAAGGTATTATATGGCCAATTGCcgacaaatttttctttgcaaaaattgagTAATTCCCAATCATCCCACCATTTAAttcattcacacacacacacacactcacacatTATGGAGCCCTCATGTGAGCTTACTAAGACACATTGAGGCTTTTCCCTTCGCCCTATAAGAGAGCTTTTCTGATTAAGGTTTTCCCTTCAGTAAAAATAATCCCAAAAAATAGCCTAAAAGTCCACCCAAAAATTAACCCAAAAACAGCCCAAGAACAGTCTCGATGGTCCCATCGTGTGCCGGAATTTTCGCAACAACACAGTGGCTTTATGTAAGCCCATAATTCATACACAAATGAGATGCTAAGAGTACAAAACGTGCATTAAAGGCggttgtatttattttaatacaacaATACCCACCGTGTGAGAAATAATCACCCAAAGAAAGCAATTTCACGGGCCGAGAATACGGTGCTTTACGCGGGAGCTATCGTCGTGAAATTAGACacctaattttaatattaacgACAAGTGTTTGCCAGGagtctaattaaattttaaatacaaaacaaGGGATGGGCCGAAACGATTAAATGAATCAATTTAGGTGCTTGATTATGCTTTAAAGGTGaacggaaaatttatttgggttgattgtgattaattttagatttttttaaaaaagtttttcggcgAATTTTTCCCGTAGATTTCACTTACCTGATGAAGAGGGGATAAAGCCTTCGAAACGTcatatatttgatttttttaagaacagATTTATTTTGTACCGAGTTAGGTTCATTTTACTTGGACTTtgcatataattttcaaaacttatACAGCAAAGAATAGATTTTTGTCAGTTTCTTGGAAAAGAAATCAGTGAATAAAAGATTAgagaaaagcaataaaattttatttataatcaatttcaaaatcaagaatataaaaattaataaaacaatcttgcgttattttttatgcatttattaTAGAGAAAAACAAGGGGATAGTTTAACCTCATTatcagtgaagaaaagtcactttttgttgaacaaaatgtatgaggaattctcgaatctcgctcaatctcgaccgattcccgagaaacactttaacttttttttatattaataatgttatttcgatgatgagaagggatcaaccgagagctaattaaatgtactttcgattgcaagtggaattgtgcaaactgatcccttattttgatcggaagaacctgctgcctcactaaaagtactgatttctcggggttgggcatccccctggagaaaaaaaaaacataaattccaGCAGCTTTTATGGTTAGATCAGTCAATGCAATGGTTGTCCATGGCTAGTGAACAGAAGAATGTGGTGCTTAGTTTTTCTGGCTGCTTTTCCGAATTTTCCCCAAGAAACATTCACAGCCGTAATGGAACCTTTCACCGTTGTCTATAAGGGAAGGTCTCCTAAAATTTATAACACCTCCAACCATGCTTCTAAGgttcttgcattttttcttaaacaactTCGCCTCCTCCAGTGTGATATCTGTTTGTTTTGTATCTAAAAACTGAATCGTTTCCGTGCATGATAGACTCTGCAGTATATCAGAGCAGTTCTTACAATCGTACAATCTCAAGGAATGGAGGTGCTTAAACTGCCCAAGTGCATATTTAATGTCATTTGTAAAAGTGCAACGTTCaagatttaaatgttttatacgTTCCTGAGTAGATAACTCCAAAAGGAGTTTTCCAACGTTGTTTGTATGTTTAGAAGATGGAGAAAAACATATTGCAAAATTCGTCAATTCCGGTAAGTCTGCCAAGACTAAATAGTCATCTGCTGAGCAATTTCTGTAGGTATTGCTTATTATTAGGGTTTTCAagtttttcagatattttggaATTTCATGGAGGCAGGAATCATCAAGTTTATTACAATCGTTGATAATCAGCTTTTCCAATTGACGGGTTTTCCTGCAGAATTTTTTGAAGGGGACTGGTTCCAAGTATGAGCAAGAGGATAGGTAGATGTTTCGTACATTTTGGGGTTGCATCTTAATAAGACATTCACCATCGATCTCATTGCACGCTAAACTTAATTCCTCCAACGATTCCATATTTTCCGTCAGAGTTATTAACTGTTCGTCATTGATTTTGTGGATGTCCAATGATTTGATTTTCATCCGTTTCAGATACCGAGATAGTTCCTTAATGGTATGATTGATGAAATAACTGAAGTTTCTCAATGTGATAGTTTCCAATCTTCTGCATTGGGCAATTAAGGGAATAATAAAGCACCCATTCTTGACCCGTGAATAACAATCCGGGAATATCGTGAGTGTATTTATATAAGGACCCACTCTAGACATGATTTTTAATGCCTCTACTCTTGGCATGTTCATAGTTATACGAGGAATACACCAGGCTAATTTATAAGAATTGAAAGTATGGGTTGTTCGATATACCATTTCAGCAACAATCTTAAATCTCATGCAGACTTCCTCCGCAATTAATAATTCGCGAAGATTGAGGTAGGACATAATGCGAAACAGGCAGTCATTGTTTAAAGTATTCAGGATTGTTTTAGTCTCATGCGCAGGACATTCCCACACAACCTTTTGCTCTCGTCGGCGAAAAGGTGGCTTAGATGAACTTTCCatgataaaaattctgaataaaatggattaaggatcaaaattaaatctcaaGGAAAATTTCCGAGAAAAACTAATCAAACTTACCGCGTGTGAcgctttaactttttttttcgaaaaaaactttaaatttcaatttggaataataaattcaagataaTAAAATCACTCACAAGCTACTAGGTTAACGTaagtaataaaaagaattaaaaagatattaatttgggaagaaaaaagaattaagtgGAACGGCGTGATCCTATTTTATCTTTGACGTTTTAGAAGGGCAGTAGAAGAGACCTCCCGGGGAAGGAATAAAAGGATCGCATATCGATTGTGCGATCTATCGATAGTTTCCATGTTTGTAGTGCAACGATTAAAATCACAATGCATGAAAATGTTCccaaaaacattattttgataattttcttttattttatttcattattttattagggtcgaaagctttggttTTAATTGCTGCTTTTTCTTGGGTGAGCGAgaatttcctctgacgaacaccagaagccttaaaaaacaaatccttaacgtcagaaaataaaacaaaatttcttatattttctttcgattttctaatgagttaaaaaaattaatttgctttaCACTTGAAGGATTAAACTGGTACTTTCTACcatgtttgaattttaaaatcgtCTCAGAATAAAATCTGTTGGACTTATCttgatgaatttagcatctatgtgtagagAATTCTTGCGTAGTAAGAAAATccagagaaaaatcttttctctgGAAGATAATTGACTGTGTTATTCGTTCTTAGATGGTACTGAAGACCATATTTTGTCCTTCACGTTGTGCTAAAAGTTGGGTCctctaagtgttaaaaaaaaataaaatttcttcttagTCGATAGTATCGATTTTgtatatcgaaaaaaaaatcgtgtgaAGGACAGAAGAATTGTGCGATCTCATCGACAACTTCGAAGGATCTTTAGGGATCATTGCGTTGTCAAAAATGCCAAACTTATATTTTACACTGTAAAACTGGGGTTAAaactattattaaaaattttatttgctttatgaatttaatttctgtcATTTCCTTGTAGTTTTCAtgctaattttatttctaaaaaacagaaatttaagaaattttatttttttttcaaaaaaaaaaagcataactacatttaattttttttacataaattaacaaaaaaaaatatattgcttTACAgatctttagaattttttttgcaaagaaaacaactaaataattttatatttttattattttttttatttctgcataattttttttacatttgattataaatttttcataaaataaaataaaaaagatcttttctcGATCTCAAACTTTATTGTATGACTCAGATTTccgtatttctttttttcattcagttttttttataaaacacgtttaaattttttttttttcaaaaatttaataattttttttttaatttctttgcagATCTCAAGGAAAttgtcttgaagtcagctctCATCGCGGAGCATCGCATCATCATCACCCAATTGTCTCTCAACTTCTAAGCGGAGTGTTCTAAGCAATTCAGACAGCCGCTGTTGTCTCCCTCACACCGGGGCAACGTGCAGAAGCTCCACGCGCATACAGTGTTGCCCCGCACAACGTCTGCACGTCGCTCTCTGCGCGACGAGCTACTCTCCGTTTGCGCCTCTCATTCAGTCGTCCCATAGCGCCCGCTTCATTCGCATCGAACACTCATTGCACGCCGGACGTGCCAACTCGTGGCTCCGCCAATAAGTTTCTTACACAAgttgaacagaaaaaaaaacgagagaagTGCTCCAAAGAAGAGCATTCCGTGTGCTGTGTGCGGTGTCTTGTGAATTCTTAAGGACACACTCCTGCTGTGAGGGGATCAGTGTGAGGAGAttcctttttaattaagagaaaaaaattgaattaaatattttttgggtgAGAAGATCTCAAAAGTGAGGCCAAGTGTGTGATTCAATCGTGTTTCGAggcaaaaatattatgtaataCAAGAACGAATTATTCAACCACACattgtgttgaatttttgtgGACTTTCTGCGCTGTTTTTTTACGTGGTGATTTAGAACGTAAATTTTCTGCGAGGGAATACCGCGAAGGACACCTCGAGGACATTTTCCCGCGCAAAGAATCCCGCGGGAAAAATCTGCAAGGATTTTCTTTGGGGAACAGTGTTCTGTGAGTGTTGTGCAATCTGGGCATATGAGAGAGGAAATTAatcagaaataaatttattttgtgctGTGGCATCTCcagtttttttgtgtgattgaGTGAGTCATCTAGCCCCGTGTGTGGGTTCATTCTCGCACCAAGTTCTTTGTCTCATCGTGGACTCAACGTGCGTAACGGACAAAAAAGCCAAAAGTGGGTGCCAAAAGCCTCCAAGCGCGCCAATTCCTCCgactgtttaaaaaaaattaaaaaaaaaagtttgcaaaGCATCTGCAGTTGGGAATAATCTTGCGAGGAAGTGAGGAATTTGTGTTAAGAAAAGGCGCACAAAAagacgtttttcttttaaaattgcaaaCACGTTAACCTCGGTGCGAGGCagctttttcacacaaaacacaAACACCACACGTCACAACATTTTATCTGCGAACCCCGATTACATAAGTACATGACCAAGTCCCTGGTATCACGGTTCTGGGAAACAAACAAAGGCACTTTGTGATCCGATTCCCTCCCCACAAACATCCGccatttggatttttttctgcctgCAATTCCTGCGCGCGTTCTCAGGGTAGTAGCATCCAACATAGGGAACAACCTTCCAGCTCCGATCGCGATCCTCgctaagaaaaagaaaaataaataaaagaaaaaaagtgtcgCTCTAAAAAGTGCCGCGTGTGTGTCACAGAAATAAAACGTGATTCACACACTACTATCAAATTATATTGGAATTTATATAACGCCACCCAAGAGTGAAGATCGTCAGTGAAGATCAGTTAAATGCACACACATACAGGCTTCACCTGCTAAAAGGgaacaaattttgattttttattttgctgtgAAACCCTTCACGTGATCACACCTTGTGCACGAAcgtagtaaaacaaaaaaaaagtgcgtacGATCCTCTATACGCGCGTGTCACGGGTGATGTTCAGTGATCCGGCAAATCGAGATGGCGACACTGATCGATGTGGCCAAGAGTGAATTTGCCAAGTCCAATTTTGGCAATGCCATCGAGCTCTATGTGCAATGTATGCGCGACAGTAGTGCCACTGTACCCCTATGTGATCTCTACTTCGGCTATGCCGACTGCCTAGCGCATCTAGGTCGTCTACCCGAAGCTTTCGACGCATACGCTCATGTGGGGCTCAACCTGGCGCCAGGATGTATTGTACCACTCGAGAGATGGCGCCATGCAACACTAGCCCTCATTCAGAGTTGCACCCTACCCGCCCTCTCGCGGCGATCATCACTCTCCACCATCACGGCGGCCAATGCAATCCCCGGCACACCTTATCCCGAGGCTATAGTAGATGCTCTCCTGTGTCCGGTTTGCGAAGAAATTCCCCGCACGCCGGTCACGCTTGTCTGTGGGCATACTCACTGCAAATCGTGCATGCGTGAACGGCTAGCTTGCCGTGTGTGTGGCCATAAGATCGATTCAGGGGATCAGGAGAAGGATGTTCTCGTGTGTCGACTAATTGAGCGCTGGTGGGGTCAGGATATTAAAGTTGAGAGCACCAATGAGCAAGCTCAGAGATTTCTGGAGAAATGTCTCTACGACGAGGCCCTAAGGTGTTGTAACCAGAGCCTAGAGCAAGGTAAGTCTGatcttttctttgaaaactttaaagtaTTGGCTCTGTGGGACATTATTATATATTCTTGCGCTTATTCTTTGAGTTCtgatataataaattcaaatcgGATATAATGAATTTTACGTTAAGTTAGTTTCTTTTGGACCCatcgaaaaatattattcaaattaatttactttatttttagctgcgattcttttttatgacttttaaaatattttttgggagtttttaAGCGCAGAAAAGaccataatttaatttaacggaatggatttcttcaggcaaaaaaatatatctggataatatcattaaaaaattcaccaaaaccATGAAATATTCAGACCGGAAATGttccaaatttttcattaatttttctatacaaaaaaaaaaaaatttccctaaaaatttaatcattaagaatcttaaatgtTAATCATTATAAGAGCTTTTTAGCAAACTAAATGGATTATCGGTTTGCACGAAAATGGCTTTATTGCAAACGTTTTGGAATTGGTTTGCTTTCCTCAAggtttttgaatattttaagaagCAATTTGccgggaaattttcttgccaatATCAATGCTCAGTAGCATTCAGTTCAGTCTTTATTGGGCAGTTTGCACTCATCAGTATACAGGCCAAGTCGGGTGGGATTGGAAATAAAGCAATTATGAAGCGAATTGCATAGACGGTATATCCGCTTCTACCAAAACCATTGACGTTAattcaaagtttaaaatttaaattgaaattttgataattctggatgatttttcaattaatttctttagatCTTTGTAGTTGAATTTAGAAGGGAAATTTTACTAATTAAACCAAATTAATGGTTTTATTGTTCCTTTGAGAGAATCTCCCCCCAAGTTCTAAAGCATTTAAGCTCCTCTTTAGCATCTTCAAAGCTCTTTTTGGCAAAACCCTCAAAAGCTCATTATTAAAAGCACATCCATAGCTCACCCTAAACTAATCAACTAcctttaggaaaattaattaataaaattacttcCCCGCAAATTGTGGGCTAcaaccacacacacacacacagcaatATAAATTAAGTGCTCAATATGGGTTCCTCTTCCTCAATACAAAAGTCACCCACCACCCACTGTGGCATTGCGTGCGATGCACCGGCCATTTGGTcgcatttttttgttacttgTTTGTAGCACTCACCCACCCCCCACCCAATTGTTGAGCATTTCATGCCATTGCGGCTCATGTAAGGCATTaagtatattttcttcttcattaattttgtcGAATAAATCGCAAAATGAGGTCGCGAAGCGAGAGAAATATTAGCTCAGTGTTATTTCACTTTACTTGGGTGCCTTTTTATGCTGTGAAATAATGAAATCCACCACACACACGTATATGTCGGTGAATTAACACATTTTTGCCAGCTCTTTGGACACCCAATGATGAGGGGATATTGACTTCGATATTTTCTGTGCCACCAGTCGAGAGAAAAGAGAGGGCAAAAGAAGTTGCACGGTGTGCGCGCAAAAAAAACCATACCAAGACGCTCTCGCAACCGGCATTCAAGTTGGATGATTGCAAATACATTTTGTTGGGTGAGCATTTCGTCATTGATTCTGTCACCTGAAAGCTCCGCAatcgagagctttttttttcttctcttcttctctCATTCATTCGCACACCTCAAATTCAATGAGGTTTTGGGTTGCAAGTTGTTGttggataaattgaaaatttgaaaggaGATTTGAGTAATTTGAAAGCTAAATTGATCATTGGAGAATTATGTTTTTAAATAGATATGCTTTTGGTATATATATTaagagaaatgtttttttttaaattacctaaaagaaatctttactTTGAATCCGGCCTattgaatgatattttttttaataaaataatttactttaacACAGTTTTCGGGAAAATTTTCCTAGATGATTCTTGTGTACATAAAAACAGCCATAAAATATtgttattttcataaaagttaAATGAATTCCGTTAAAAGAACAATGTTAGAactttttgggagaaatttcaaaaaatttgattgaaaatgaattttctaggAAACCCTAAGGTCggattttagtaaaatttcagaagaaattcttaaagagtCTTACAAGGTTTTCGGTTGAAAGACAATTttgtaataaagaaaaatattttttttgtaataaaaggAATATTAGTTtgtataaaagatttttttctggtagaaagagaattttattcaatgaaaatatagattcttttgattgaaaaaaatattttccttctcaaataaggaatttattttagtagaaagaatattttatttgctccAAAAGAAAGgttatgatgaaaaaaaaatatttatagtatatctgaaagaaaaatctaatgaagcggcattttcttattaaaataaatttgacttCTTATTCTAatcaaaaggaatttcttctaaatgaaaagaaaggaGATTTGCTGAACAAAGGAATATTTATCTGATTTAAACGTATAAACAAAAATCTgctgaaaagattttttttctggtttcaagattaaaataaaatacacataaagaaattttttattccttccttTCAACCCCCACTAccttatttaaagaattttccatcacaatagagtttgtatttttttattcggaAAACTCTTAGATTgatggaatatttattttcttgattttttcacTATATTTTCCACTCTGCAGGAAACCATGAATTACATTGAAATGTCTCGTCATCCCTTGAGGGTTGTTGCTGATGCATTTTTTCACagtgtagagaaaaaaaatgaaacatccTTCACCACGAGACGaatgggaaattaattttccctacAATGCATTCGTGGCAAAAATCCATTTATCTGTAGGGAAGACTGGGGTGTATTTATGTGGTCAtgaattttagttaaattgacaatttctgtgggaattttctgaatttttccaCTCTTGTGCTCTTTTTCATACAGTTTTGTttgctttttctctctctccgaATTTTGAGAGCTTTCCCTCTAAACCCTTGTTTGACTTAATTAACCCCACTCTCCTCATATATCCAtatatgtggaaaattaattgagttgAATGGCGCATGGTGTGAGAGAATGTACACACATTTTGATGGTTAAAAGAGGTCAGAAgatgaaataatttcattgacCATGGCCAAAAGTGGTGCAGCGATAATTCAAAAAGCTCCCTCCATGCATGAGAAGTAAGTAAATTGGATGCCTTCacttgagacattttcatgatCATTTTGGTGATGTCTTATCTTACGGAGGGGGGTTGCCTTGGAGTGGATCTCATTTGGGTACAAATTGGATATTCTCTGTGTCTAAGGGGGCTCTGTGCTACTGACTTCTCCGTGCTCTAGGTTAGAgtgggagaagaagaagaaattttccatgaagggaaatgttgtgcacACGC is part of the Lutzomyia longipalpis isolate SR_M1_2022 chromosome 3, ASM2433408v1 genome and harbors:
- the LOC129793033 gene encoding uncharacterized protein LOC129793033, whose amino-acid sequence is MESSSKPPFRRREQKVVWECPAHETKTILNTLNNDCLFRIMSYLNLRELLIAEEVCMRFKIVAEMVYRTTHTFNSYKLAWCIPRITMNMPRVEALKIMSRVGPYINTLTIFPDCYSRVKNGCFIIPLIAQCRRLETITLRNFSYFINHTIKELSRYLKRMKIKSLDIHKINDEQLITLTENMESLEELSLACNEIDGECLIKMQPQNVRNIYLSSCSYLEPVPFKKFCRKTRQLEKLIINDCNKLDDSCLHEIPKYLKNLKTLIISNTYRNCSADDYLVLADLPELTNFAICFSPSSKHTNNVGKLLLELSTQERIKHLNLERCTFTNDIKYALGQFKHLHSLRLYDCKNCSDILQSLSCTETIQFLDTKQTDITLEEAKLFKKKCKNLRSMVGGVINFRRPSLIDNGERFHYGCECFLGKIRKSSQKN